The segment GAAATGCCCGACTCCAGCACGCTGCGGAAGAGGGACTGCCTGTAGTAGGGGCTGATAGTGGACGAGAACAATGGCAGGAGGTCATACTCAAAGAGACCCTCTCCAAAGAACTGGTCGAACAAACGGCTTGGAATGAGGGGTCCCAGAGCACGCTTGAACCAGGGGTGCTGGATGGTAATgtccatgctgctgctgctgctgctgctgctgctgctgctgctgctgctgctgctgctgctgctgagaccTGTGGCTGCGAGGGGAGGGCGGAAGGGGCAGAGCCGCTGCTGGGGAGACGGCGGTGCCTTGGCTGGAGTGCGCggtgcagccccagggaagCTCCCCCTATTTATACCGGCCCCGCAGAATGAAGGCATTAGCAGGATTCCTCTGGAAAGACATGATCTCATGATGGAGGCAACGTGGTCAGCAGAAACGCGGAGACTGACCTGGAAATGACAGTCTGGTTGGAACCCGTGCCAGATGTCCTGGAGGGATGATGCCAGGCAGCAGGCTGAGAGGCAtggggtgcccaggggtgcTGGCATGCCCCCTGTGGAACCAAGCAGGCTGAACAGGACACCCCGATGGGCATCTCAAAGATGCTTGTGAAAGAGATCTGCTTCATGGGTCTTCATAACCTGACCTTGGGTTTCATTAATTTGCTTCTTTTCTGCCCCTCCTTGAAGCAGAAACTCAGTATTTCTTCCAAATAAATGAAACAGCTTTCTTCCAAGCAAGGAAAAAGGGTCTGATTCAGGTTGAAGAAGGGGAAACTTTTTTTGTAGCATGCTACAAAGTGCTTCTGCCACTCAAGAGGGGCCTGacacccctggcacagggatcatggcagggctggcagggaagcaGGACTAGCAAATGATGCAGAGCATCATTTTTTGtctgacaaaacaaaaacttttaacaaaaaatacttcggcaaaagaaagaaaggaaaataagctTGGTCTCTGACCGTAACACCAGTCCCAAAGCTGCTCTTGAGAGTGTCCTTGTTTTGATTTAGGACTGATGTGGGAGATCCATTTATCTCATGGTGTCACAGCACGGATCCTGCTTAACACGCATTTCTGGTTACAgctgtttttcatttctgtttcacttAAAGCCTCCTTTAAGGGGTCAGCTGGCACCCCGGGCTGCCGGGCCGTGGGCACCGTGCCCGCCGCCAGAGCCGCAGGCTCTGCCAGAGAGCTGAGgtggctggggagggacagggcagccaggcagctccacagcaggGCTCACAGCCTGTGGCCACGGCTGAAACCCCATTTCCATCACATCCAGAGATGCAGGGATTGCATCCCAGGAGCCTCTGAGCAGCAGAAGCACCCCGTGTTGGGAGCCTTGTGCATCTCAGCACCTTTTGCAGTCagcagagaacaaaagaaaaagaggagagggCACTTCCAGAAGGCACTTCAGATATGAGGGGCTGAATCATCCTCTCACATTGTCAGGGACTAAAGAAACCAAGGGTGGCTGAGATCCTACCCTTTTCTTTGGGAGAAAACAGATCATTCCAGGCCAGAGGAGCTAAACTGAGAAAAGCACTGAGGCTTTTCTATCACTGAGTGGTATTCAGCTGAGAATCACCTGGCATCCAGGTACTGTGTGGTCCTGGAAAATCCTTGGCCTTGGAGGAATTGTAGGAACCAGAAGATCCTGTTATAGAGGTTTTCCTTCATGAAAAGCAAAAACTTGAGCAGAAAAACACCTCAAATCACAGTAGAGACTGCTAAGAAGACAGACAAGAGCTTAGGATCCACCTTGAGAGCCAGCCTTGGCTCTCAAGCATGAAGGATTTTCtaaattcaggttttctgaAATCAGATGTCAAAAAGAGATCAATCCTTCCTCAAGCCATGGAGGGAAAAACTTCAAGACCTAACCGCTCATTTAGTCCTATTTTAGCAAAGCAGTCATTTTGTTTGAGAAATTAAGGGAAAGCAAACAAGGCATAAAGCACTACTAAAATTTTCTGCAAGAACTCTGTGAGATTTGTcctggcagaagaaaaaaatccctcctcAGCCAGCCAGTTCCAGAGACCTGCTAACCTGTATTTAGCCAACTGGCAGCAGTGACCTGATGCAGAATGCAGCACCTGAGGTGCAGGATAAGAGGAGAAATGAGAGGAGAGACACAGGAACAAGTTTGAATCCCAAAGCACTCACTGGAACACACAAAGCAAGTTATTTATTTGGCTGGTAGAGAAACTGTGGGAACTGTGCTCACACAGAAAGTGGGAAACATTCAGGGATCTGACAGATCATTTGTGTGAGGGGTGAATGCCATCCCTAAAGTGTGTTGGGAAGATCCTCTTTGTGTTTCCCAAACCAGGGGTTATGGCAGGAGCACAAGGAGCAATGCACACAAAGGCAGGAGCCTCTCTGGGCATCCTCTGGGCATCCTCCAGTCCTTACAAAACTGCCAAAGCCTTGAGCTCTGATCTCCAGCGTGTTCCCCAGATTATTCCCTGGATTACTGAGgccaggaggaaggagggagccCAAGTTGCTCTAAGCCAAATCCAACcaggccttgaacacttccagagatggggcagccacagcttctctcggcaacctgtgccagagcacTCTATATGTTCAGTTTCATATTCATTTTTATATGAAATTATTATGATAATTTCAGATAAAATTTAGTTGAAGACAtacttctcatttttctctaaAGAGCCAATTCCTTATGTATATTACCACACATTCAAATAATTGAAAAGCACCAGCCAACTTTGTAGGTTTAtgtctttcctttcttccacaTTTTCATGGCTTTCCCTAGAATTAATCGGATCCATGGGTCTTGGACagacatttttgtcttttgtgggcagaaatatttcactgaaatgtAAATTTCCATTTACAGGTgagtttttttgggttttttttttctgatgcagaCTTCACACTGCCTGCATGcctctagggaaaaaaaaaagaaaaaaaaagaaaaaaaaagaaaaaaaaaatctcctgagATGCATCACATCTAAAACTTGTGTGTCCTGTTCAAACGAGTTATCCATGGTTCCTGTCCAGTCAGTGGAGGGACAGATGCCTCCAGATCAGGTCATCATGTGGGTGGGCAGGAAAGGTGAAATGAGACCCTTTCCAGCAGTGTCTGTATctcagcagggagctgaggaggCAATTCTAATTCTAATCTCATTCTGGACAAAGCAAAGCTGGTGAGATGAATCCTACCCAGAGAGAATTTGGTATGAGAAGAGAAGGTGATCATTTTGCACCAGTTCAGCAGACCAGACCTCACAAGACACGCAACATTTGAGCATCATTATCACCTGCTGAGCAAAAGCAGTGAGATTTGTTGGTGCAAATTGAatggaagaaaatggaagaaaatttaTGCATATGGTCATGAGCACACCCAAGAGCAATGCATCAAAGGCAGTTTTTTCCAAAGCTTCATTGCAAGTTTAGAATGTGAGTCAAAGTGAGAAAATCCTCCAGAATGTTCTGCTGTCCAGCTCACCTTTGGAATAATCCCTTCCTAAACCATGATGGGCAATTGCCAGTATGTGAGTGAGACGTTTAGTAATGGATATTGCCCAGGACAAACTGAAGAAATCCCAGACCACGTTCCTGAGTGAAGCTGCCATCCTCAATTAGGCACAGCCCTTGCTTGTGTTCAGCTGCTCTCAGTTTGTCTGCATGACTGACTCCCACCTCCCCATTtccaggagagcccagggctgtTTCCAACCCCCTTGTCAAAGCTCTGTGCAAGCCCAGggtgaagaaaaaagcaaatactGAAGTGGAGCAGTCACTGGTCAGGTGTAGAGACTGGTCAGCAGTGACTGTGGAGGGTTTGTAGGAGATGCTGAAGTGCTGATAGAACGGGGGTTCCTGTTCCCAGCTGGTTTGttgcagccccaggagagccaAGAAAGGCAGACTCTGCTCTGATCTGCATTTCCCTTCAAGTCAAGTGTACCCTGTCACCCTGCAGAGGATGCCATGGAGGGAAAAACCACAAGAAGAGAGAGACCTAACCCCCCATTTATTGCCATTTTACCAAATCAGTCAACTTCAGATAGTTCTCACAGAAAACAGGAATCCCAGTGCTTCTTCTTTCAAATACACATATCAACCCCCAAAATACAACTACACTCATTTAAAAGGTCCCCTCTGTTTAGAAGTCAGCTGCTTAGTGATGATATAAGGGATTGAGCAATCTCTGGCAGTATATAATGATAAAATTGTTGCAGCATGCCAGTCAGACTGTTTCCACTTCATAGAAAGCTATGAGTTACAAAAACAAGATCATGAGAGTGACATGAAACTAGAGTAAATAATAAAGAGATTTTCTTCCTGCCACTCTTGCTGCGATGGAAAATACTACATAATGTGTAAGAAAGCTGGTGagtggggaaaagaaacaaaagaccCTGTTTTTCTTAATCTTGGATAGACCAAGGTTTGGAAAGGATGCAAGAAGTCGGTATGAAGTCATAGAAGTCAGAATACAAGCAGTCAAGCAGAAAGGGCAGGCTCACTCGTGGTTATCAGTTCTGGCTGCTAAGCACTTACTAAAATCCTTAGAAATGATCAGAGagcatttgtttctttcttttcaagagAAGAGACGTTTCTTTATAAGACTAATTCCCTGTTCCTCATGGCCAGGAGCTTCAAACCTTTCCACCACAGTGGACCTGGGATGCTGATGGAATAATCTCACTGATTATAACAGCAGTGAGACTCATTTTCCTGCCCACCATGGAAAGCAGGAGAGCAGTGATTCTGATGAGTTCTGAATGCTGTTGATACCTTGCTAAAGTTTGTAAGGGATGGGAGGAAGGGAGGCCACGTTATCAGTGCAGTTTGCACGGTGCTTATCTGGGGTTGGGGCTGCAGGGCAATTCAGTGGGAGGTCTGGCATGAgaaactgcagctgctttttttttttaattagattaATTAGTGATCATTATTAAAAGCAGAGAACACTTGAAAACAACTCTTGGGCTATAGTTCACAGCAAAAAAGAAGCCAGTTAGTGGGAGGGTCACTACATGCTGAGCAcctttgaaaaaatataaacaaacacCCACCACCAAACCgggcttgttttccttttaaagaggGACCAGGATATCCCTGGAGAACCCTGCAAATTCCCATGCCTCTCaaacagccctgagctgcccagctgggagcaggggagcagcccctgccctccaggctctgggctgagctTGTCCTGGTGCAAAC is part of the Prinia subflava isolate CZ2003 ecotype Zambia chromosome 3, Cam_Psub_1.2, whole genome shotgun sequence genome and harbors:
- the CRYAA gene encoding alpha-crystallin A chain, with product MPAPLGTPCLSACCLASSLQDIWHGFQPDCHFQVSLRVSADHVASIMRSCLSRGILLMPSFCGAGINRGSFPGAAPRTPAKAPPSPQQRLCPFRPPLAATGLSSSSSSSSSSSSSSSSSSSMDITIQHPWFKRALGPLIPSRLFDQFFGEGLFEYDLLPLFSSTISPYYRQSLFRSVLESGISEVRSDRDKFTIMLDVKHFSPEDLSVKIIDDFVEIHGKHSERQDDHGYISREFHRRYRLPANVDQAAITCSLSNDGMLTFSGPKVPSNMDAGHSERPIPVSREEKPTSAPSS